The following are from one region of the SAR324 cluster bacterium genome:
- a CDS encoding DUF4160 domain-containing protein — translation MPKLYEYLGIMILFHSNEHEPIHVHGRYQDRESKAEIVVQEGKVVDVRIVTTKSKPLTGVQLKDFEKLVRHYADEIVQSWIDYFVLHKQITAKQITKRIK, via the coding sequence ATGCCAAAACTTTATGAATATTTGGGTATTATGATTTTGTTTCATTCCAATGAGCATGAACCCATCCATGTACATGGTCGTTATCAAGATCGAGAAAGCAAAGCCGAAATTGTAGTGCAAGAGGGCAAAGTTGTTGACGTGAGAATCGTGACCACAAAATCAAAACCTCTTACTGGTGTTCAACTCAAAGATTTTGAAAAATTAGTCAGGCATTATGCGGATGAAATTGTACAAAGTTGGATCGATTATTTTGTTCTTCACAAACAAATCACGGCCAAACAAATTACCAAGAGGATCAAATGA
- a CDS encoding DUF2442 domain-containing protein yields the protein MTTVAIDFIEITEVEYLSGYKIKLLFNNEKQRIIDFEPFLRRSQHPEIRKYLDLKRFKQFTFEYGHLHWNDYDLSFSNDDLYDKQIG from the coding sequence ATGACAACAGTAGCCATTGATTTTATTGAAATCACAGAGGTTGAATATTTGTCAGGTTATAAAATCAAGCTATTATTCAATAATGAAAAACAAAGAATTATTGATTTTGAACCTTTCCTTAGAAGATCTCAGCATCCAGAAATACGTAAATACCTCGACCTCAAACGATTTAAACAATTTACCTTTGAATATGGTCATCTCCATTGGAATGATTACGATTTATCCTTTTCCAATGATGATCTTTATGACAAGCAAATTGGCTAA